In the Solanum pennellii chromosome 5, SPENNV200 genome, one interval contains:
- the LOC107019757 gene encoding uncharacterized protein LOC107019757, whose protein sequence is MSMNTITEEDSDSFDSNTNAIIYGIYYDSGSGESLISDPNIPSSSSSSSEEDEDDDFLQQQQKMISTAAAVGGVGTVDLTVPTNASFSWLTNNDEEIDEPKAIMIFNVDFRAITSQVNNEIEELNLKFCGKRVREEENEVFLVNKEMRSEQMVYPLTLTPSNWSSIWDGDGNGIFDVPPLSPLSSFD, encoded by the coding sequence ATgtcaatgaacacaatcacaGAAGAAGATTCAGATTCCTTTGATTCTAATACAAATGCAATCATCTACGGCATTTATTACGATTCTGGATCTGGTGAAAGCTTGATCTCTGATCCTAATATTCCTTCCTCTTCATCGTCTTCATCCGAAGAAGATGAAGACGATGACTTCCTACAGCAGCAGCAGAAGATGATCTCAACTGCTGCTGCTGTTGGCGGTGTTGGTACAGTTGATTTGACTGTACCAACAAATGCATCTTTCAGCTGGCTTACGAATAATGATGAGGAGATTGATGAGCCCAAGGCAATAATGATATTTAATGTTGATTTCAGGGCAATTACTTCACAAGTCAATAATGAAATTGaagaattgaatttaaagttttgtGGGAAAAGGGTAAGAGAAGAGGAAAATGAAGTATTTTTGGTGAATAAGGAAATGAGAAGTGAACAAATGGTATATCCATTAACATTAACACCATCAAATTGGTCCTCAATTTGGGATGGAGATGGAAATGGTATTTTTGATGTGCCACCGTTGTCACCACTTTCAAGTTTTGATTGA
- the LOC107019759 gene encoding post-GPI attachment to proteins factor 3-like — protein MADLCWVIFFVCFSCLFRIFDASIGDIDPLYRACIVQCEKTGCAGEICLQHCKYSLDGSLLNSQKEPLYMQLNQRDCPSDCKYHCMVQREKKRSSLGFGPVKYYGKWPLKRVFGLQEPLSVAFSALNLAKNVQGCLSFFNLNKKRSYNYAALWHIYGFLSVNSCVWSVVFHSRGMEITEKLDCTSAVALLGFSLIISILRSFNINNEAARVLASSPLFAFTITHILYLNNYQMDHGWNTKVCVTMGVAQLLIWAIWAGISQHPSKSKIWTVVFGSGVAMFLENCDFPPYAGLIDAHALWHATTIPLTCIWWSFIQDDAKYQTFDLNKKQK, from the exons ATGGCAGATCTTTGTTGGGTCATTTTCTTTGTATGTTTTTCTTGTCTTTTCAGAATATTTGATGCAAGTATTGGGGATATCGATCCATTGTACAG GGCATGTATTGTGCAATGTGAAAAGACTGGATGTGCTGGAGAAATATGCTTACAACATTGCAAATATTCTTTAGATGGCTCTTTATTAAATAGCCAAAAAGAGCCTCTATACATGCAATTGAATCAAAGGGATTGTCCAAGTGATTGCAAGTACCATTGCATGGttcaaagagagaaaaaaagatctTCACTTGGATTTGGACCTGTCAAATATTATGGTAAATGGCCATTAAAAAGAGTATTTGGACTTCAG GAGCCTCTCTCAGTTGCTTTCTCAGCACTTAATCTTGCAAAGAATGTCCAAGGATGTTTGTCATTTTTCAACCTAAATAAGAAGAGATCCTATAATTATGCTGCTTTGTGGCATATTTATGGCTTCTTGTCTGTAAATTCATGTGTTTGGAGTGTTGTTTTCCACAGCAG AGGCATGGAAATTACAGAAAAGTTAGATTGCACATCTGCTGTGGCATTACTTGGATTTTCACTAATTATATCAATACTAAGAAGTTTCAACATAAATAATGAGGCTGCAAGAGTATTGGCTTCTTCTCCACTCTTTGCCTTTACAATTACTCATATTTTGTACCTCAACAACTATCAAATGGACCATG GATGGAATACAAAAGTTTGTGTTACAATGGGTGTTGCTCAGCTTCTAATTTGGGCAATTTGGGCTGGAATTAGTCAACATCCATCTAAAAGCAAAATATGGACAGTTGTTTTTGGGAGTGGAGTTGCTATGTTCTTAGAGAATTGTGACTTTCCTCCATATGCAGGACTAATAGATGCACATGCACTTTGGCATGCCACAACAATTCCTCTTACTTGTATTTGGTGGAGTTTTATCCAAGATGATGCAAAGTACCAAACATTTGACCTaaacaagaaacaaaaataG
- the LOC107019100 gene encoding probable transcription factor At5g28040, with the protein MDSTLPLSQSIQITQPILPSSPNKLPVKRKATDDPFTGAGAGDANGGVGEMGSDPPFKFHRIWTEPDEIRFLQGLLDGSSENLFFPRDLNVFYTRFSNTMSQPYTKSQLSEKLRRLRKKFRVISSRLSKGLDRSLLSPHDRALYDLSKQLWHPDFSDTSPFNAEKSKKSNLVGVKVSFLPNIYDPNRYGIVPYQDENGSNCNGVSVNEEVEQGEEDKENDGNVEFDDEDGKLSEVNVELDTGEIGDERVEFSRVNGPVPVGIEFGVGDTAAKVVMDVFDECLKDFRNGERSNLGAVMKETSSNEFEERWKEQRVAELKVLARRMRLVLEHSLQSL; encoded by the coding sequence ATGGACTCCACTCTTCCTCTTTCTCAATCAATCCAAATAACTCAACCCATTTTACCCTCTTCTCCTAATAAACTCCCTGTCAAACGCAAAGCAACCGACGACCCCTTTACCGGCGCCGGCGCCGGTGATGCCAATGGAGGAGTTGGAGAAATGGGTTCGGACCCACCATTCAAATTTCATAGAATATGGACTGAACCGGATGAGATCCGGTTTCTTCAAGGTCTACTTGATGGGTCATCGGAAAATCTCTTCTTCCCTCGTGATCTTAATGTTTTCTATACTCGTTTTTCGAATACTATGTCGCAGCCTTATACGAAATCTCAGCTTTCAGAGAAGCTTCGTAGGCTTCGGAAGAAGTTTCGGGTTATTTCTTCTCGTTTGAGTAAAGGGTTAGATAGGTCGTTGTTGTCTCCTCATGATCGTGCTTTGTATGATCTATCGAAACAGCTATGGCATCCTGATTTTTCTGATACATCGCCTTTTAATGCTGAGAAATCGAAGAAATCGAATTTGGTTGGGGTTAAGGTTAGTTTTTTGCCGAATATTTATGACCCAAATCGATATGGTATTGTTCCTTACCAAGATGAGAATGGGTCGAACTGTAATGGTGTTTCAGTGAATGAGGAAGTGGAACAGGGTGAAGAAGATAAAGAGAATGATGGTAATGTTGAGTTTGATGATGAAGATGGGAAGTTGAGTGAGGTGAATGTGGAATTGGATACAGGGGAGATAGGGGATGAACGCGTTGAATTTAGTCGTGTGAATGGTCCGGTTCCAGTTGGAATTGAATTTGGTGTTGGGGATACTGCTGCAAAAGTGGTAATGGATGTGTTTGATGAGTGTTTGAAAGATTTTAGAAATGGAGAAAGATCAAATCTTGGTGCTGTTATGAAGGAAACAAGCTCGAACGAGTTTGAAGAGAGGTGGAAGGAACAAAGAGTCGCGGAGTTGAAAGTATTGGCTCGTCGTATGAGGTTGGTACTTGAGCATTCTCTTCAAAGTCTATGA
- the LOC114073841 gene encoding pentatricopeptide repeat-containing protein At1g66345, mitochondrial, translating to MNLSPRIISPLASNLLTKTSHFYTQFHQNPYSTHSLQALQNSPNSNNPIITSICNSLRRGENWQVLTKKFQSFHFTDPIVQEVLLQLKEPHDAKNALSFFHWSAKSFNSRHGVFIYCIIIHILAKSKLVRHANALIESVLRKESGVDEHVFSVLDCLIGSYKLADSCSFVFDLFVQCCAKLRMIDKGLDVCKLLDGNGFMLSLISYNTLLHVVQKSEKTSMVWGIYEYMIEKRIYPNEMTTRIMISALCKQGRLQRFLDVVEKSHGKRCRPGVVVNTCLIYGMIEEGRIEDGLRLMRRMLQKNMILDTISCSLIVLAKVKMRDLESAWGVYDEMLRRGFEGNALVYDSFIGAYCEEKRIDEAIKLMDEMECLNMKPFSETFNHLIKVCSEVGRLEESLKICDKMIGNGLLPSCLSFNTLVAKLCENGSAKCADKLLTTLMDKGFIPDQSIYSYLIVGYANVGDVEGALKLYYEMQYRSISPNTSIFDYLIIALCECGRLKEADEFLSLMIGQSLTPSIHVYKKLIARHLERGDETRANYLYRQRRTEIDNIQ from the coding sequence ATGAACCTATCACCTCGTATAATCTCCCCTTTAGCTTCCAATTTACTCACAAAAACTTCCCATTTCTACACTCAATTCCACCAAAATCCATATTCAACTCATTCACTCCAAGCTCTTCAAAATTCCCCCAATTCGAACAACCCCATCATCACTTCTATATGTAATTCACTACGCAGAGGAGAAAATTGGCAAGTCTTAACAAAAAAGTTTCAATCTTTTCACTTTACTGACCCAATTGTTCAAGAAGTGCTCTTACAGCTCAAAGAACCTCATGATGCCAAAAATGCCCTCAGTTTCTTCCATTGGTCAgcaaaaagttttaattctcgACATGGGGTTTTCATTTATtgcattataattcatattcttgCTAAATCTAAGCTTGTTAGACATGCCAATGCGTTGATTGAATCTGTTTTGAGGAAAGAATCAGGGGTTGATGAACATGTGTTTAGTGTTCTTGATTGTTTAATTGGAAGTTATAAATTAGCTGATTCGTGTTCGTTTGTGTTTGATTTGTTTGTGCAATGTTGTGCTAAGTTGAGAATGATAGATAAGGGTCTTGATGTTTGTAAATTGTTGGATGGAAATGGATTTATGCTTAGTTTAATTAGTTATAATACTCTGCTACATGTCGTGCAAAAGTCAGAAAAGACTTCGATGGTTTGGGGTATCTATGAGTATATGATTGAAAAAAGGATATACCCGAATGAAATGACAACTAGAATTATGATTAGTGCTTTGTGCAAACAAGGGAGGTTACAGAGATTTTTGGATGTTGTGGAGAAAAGTCATGGAAAAAGATGTCGACCTGGGGTTGTTGTGAATACGTGTTTGATATATGGGATGATTGAGGAAGGTAGAATTGAAGACGGGTTGAGGTTGATGAGGAGAATGTTGCAAAAGAATATGATACTTGATACAATTTCTTGTTCGTTGATCGTTCTTGCAAAGGTGAAGATGAGAGATCTGGAGTCTGCTTGGGGGGTTTATGATGAAATGCTTAGGCGGGGTTTTGAAGGGAATGCACTGGTGTACGATTCATTCATTGGGGCATATTGTGAGGAGAAGCGGATAGATGAAGCGATTAAGTTGATGGACGAAATGGAGTGTTTGAATATGAAACCATTTAGTGAAACATTTAATCACCTGATTAAGGTTTGTTCAGAAGTGGGAAGATTAGAAGAAAGCTTGAAAATTTGTGATAAAATGATAGGAAATGGGCTCCTTCCTAGTTGTTTATCTTTTAATACGCTTGTTGCCAAGCTTTGTGAAAATGGAAGTGCAAAGTGTGCTGATAAGCTATTGACTACTCTAAtggataagggtttcattccaGATCAAAGCATCTATAGTTACCTCATTGTTGGTTATGCCAACGTCGGTGACGTTGAGGGAGCACTTAAGCTTTATTATGAAATGCAATATAGGTCGATCTCTCCTAATACTTctatttttgattatttaattattgcTTTGTGTGAATGTGGGAGATTGAAAGAAGCGGACGAATTTCTATCTTTAATGATTGGTCAATCCTTGACACCAAGCATTCATGTTTATAAGAAATTGATCGCAAGACACTTGGAGAGGGGTGATGAAACAAGGGCTAATTATCTGTACAGACAAAGACGTACCGAGATTGACAACATACAATAG
- the LOC107018531 gene encoding LOW QUALITY PROTEIN: uncharacterized protein LOC107018531 (The sequence of the model RefSeq protein was modified relative to this genomic sequence to represent the inferred CDS: deleted 1 base in 1 codon): MDESDGTSDSVLKHKPIWATYNPKWKKEKKRTVEKKKQGDLHGTYGTKVFQVFVLSLADMDEHLIMEDGSLVWTCKDVVIVLQHQNDKIPLRIVSSFVVGLFKNINKCASDPTWMQQLSIYYLSVLILQLHGFDEQLPIYYLSVLILQLHGFDGILELVKLIIVEILYTETESAFEAYEFYILFLLR, from the exons ATGGATGAGAGTGATGGTACAAGTGATTCCGTACTAAAGCATAAACCTATCTGG GCTACTTATAACCCGAAGtggaagaaggagaagaaaagaaCAGTAGAAAAGAAGAAACAAGGTGATCTGCACGGCACATATGGTACCAAAGTCTTTCAAGT GTTTGTTCTGTCTTTAGCAGATATGGATGAACATCTTATAATGGAAGACGGAAGTCTTGTTTGGACATGTAAAGATGTAGTTATTGTACTCCAACATCAGAATGATAAGATACCTTTGAG AATCGTTTCAAGCTTTGTGgttggactcttcaaaaatatcaacaagTGCGCATCGGATCCAACATGGATGCAACAACTTTCCATCTATTATTTGAGTGTACTTATTCTGCAGCtacatggatttgatgaacaactTCCCATCTATTATTTGAGTGTGCTTATTCTGCAGCTACATGGATTTGATGGTATCCTGGAGCTTGTCAAGCTCATTATTGTGGAGATATTATATACAGAGACGGAGTCAGCATTTGAAGCTTATGAGTTCtacattttgtttttgttaagaTGA
- the LOC107019910 gene encoding uncharacterized protein LOC107019910, with translation MMNTIGWKRQLQHLVLWFFAIVFHLFLLVNGSKTDHFRHTPLRNSQKLSSTTPTVKLLISSNYVVMDNGIVKVNLTNPTGSIAGVSYNGIDNVLETDFKDTNRGYWDTVWERPGDKDHTFDMLLGTKFRVIASDKNKVEVSFTKTWNPSNNGTTHDLPLNIDKRFVMLRGSSGFYSYGIFEHLKGWPSLILEEARIAFKLKRTLFHYMAISDDIQRMMPTDEDRSDGQILDYREAVRLTNPSNPKLKGEVDDKYQYSFENKDIKVHGWVCNTPHVGFWVITPSYEDRNGGPTKLDLTSHAGPTSLAIFFSGHYAGPELGVKIKEGEPWKKVFGPVFFYLNSDSGNNHPTLWEDAKRQMEEETAKWPYDFPESIDYPHANERGTIRGQLFVRDRYINKNPVYAKSAYIGLALPGHVGSWQYETKGYQFWTQTDETGHFNITSVRPGTYNLYSWVPGIIGDYKYNYDIIVKQGSDINLGNLIYDPPRYGPTLWEIGIPDRSAGEFFVPDPLPALTNQLFNNTTQKYRQYGLWDRYTDLYPNKDLVYKVGVSDYRKDWFFAHVTRRTRSKNYIPTTWQISFKLPSVDPKGTYTLRVALASATYSHLQGRINNPSRTMPHFETPSIGRSNAIARHGIHGLYWLFSFKIQGLHLQKGENTIYLKQIKGGNPFYGHQYDYIRLEGPPQQN, from the exons ATGATGAATACGATAGGGTGGAAGAGGCAACTACAACATCTTGTATTATGGTTTTTTGCAATTGTTTTCCatcttttcttgcttgttaaTGGTTCAAAAACGGACCATTTTAG GCATACTCCACTAAGAAATAGTCAAAAGTTGTCATCAACTACTCCTACTGTCAAACTGCTTATCTCAAGTAATTAT gTGGTGATGGACAATGGCATTGTCAAAGTTAACCTAACTAATCCCACTGGATCCATTGCTGGGGTGAGCTACAATGGTATTGATAATGTACTAGAGACAGACTTCAAAGATACAAATAGAGG atATTGGGATACAGTGTGGGAACGTCCTGGAGACAAAGATCACACTTTTGATAT GCTTTTAGGGACAAAATTCAGAGTCATTGCTAGTGACAAAAATAAAGTTGAagtttcttttacaaaaacatggAATCCTTCAAATAATGGTACTACACATGATCTTCCTCTAAACATTGACAAAag gtTTGTTATGTTGAGGGGAAGTTCTGGATTTTATTCATATGGAATATTTGAACACTTGAAAGGCTGGCCAAGCCTAATTCTTGAAGAAGCCAGAATTGCCTTTAAGCTCAAAAGGACACT GTTCCATTATATGGCAATATCAGATGATATTCAAAGGATGATGCCAACTGATGAAGATCGATCTGATGGACAAATTCTTGACTATAGAGAAGCTGTTAGACTAACAAATCCATCAAATCCTAAATTAAAGGGAGag gtGGATGATAAGTACCAATATTCATTTGAGAATAAGGATATAAAAGTACATGGCTGGGTTTGCAATACTCCACATGTAGGATTTTGGGTTATAACACCTAGTTATGAAGATCGTAATGGTGGACCCACCAAGCTAGATCTTACTTCTCATGCTGGTCCCACCTCTTTAGCG ataTTTTTCAGTGGTCATTATGCAGGGCCAGAGTTGGGAGTCAAAATAAAAGAGGGAGAGCCATGGAAAAAAGTTTTTGGGCCTGTTTTTTTCTACCTCAACTCTGATTCTGGTAATAACCACCCTACACTTTGGGAAGATGCTAAAAGACAG ATGGAAGAAGAAACTGCAAAATGGCCATATGATTTCCCAGAATCTATTGATTATCCTCATGCTAATGAACGTGGTACAATTAGAGGTCAATTATTTGTACGAGACAg gtaCATAAACAAAAATCCTGTCTATGCAAAATCAGCATACATTGGATTAGCACTTCCTGGACATGTTGGGTCATGGCAATATGAGACTAAA GGTTATCAATTTTGGACTCAAACAGATGAGACTGGACACTTCAATATTACTAGTGTTAGACCTGGAACTTATAACTTGTATTCTTGGGTCCCTGGAATTATTGGAGATTACAAATACAACTATGACATTATTGTCAAACAAG GAAGTGATATAAACTTAGGTAATCTAATTTATGATCCTCCAAGATATGGTCCAACTTTATGGGAAATTGGAATTCCTGATAGGAGTGCTGGAGAATTTTTTGTGCCTGATCCATTACCTGCCCTAACAAATCAATTATTCAACAATACTACACAAAA ATATAGGCAATATGGTTTGTGGGATCGATACACTGATTTATATCCAAATAAAGATTTGGTGTATAAAGTTGGTGTTAGTGATTATAGAAAAGATTGGTTCTTTGCTCATGTAACCAG GAGAACTAGAAGCAAGAATTATATACCAACAACATGGCAAATTTCATTTAAACTCCCAAGTGTTGATCCAAAGGGAACTTATACACTACGTGTGGCACTGGCTTCTGCAACCTATTCCCATTTACAG ggGAGGATCAACAACCCCTCAAGAACAATGCCCCACTTTGAAACTCCATCAATTGGGAGGAGTAATGCTATAGCTAGACATGGGATACATGGATTATATTGGctctttagttttaaaattcaAGGATTACATCtacaaaagggagaaaatacaatatatttgaAGCAAATAAAAGGTGGTAATCCTTTCTATGGCCATCAATATGACTATATTCGTTTGGAAGGACCTCCACaacaaaattaa
- the LOC107019996 gene encoding putative UDP-rhamnose:rhamnosyltransferase 1, translated as MTNKLHIVMFPWLAFGHIIPYLELSKLIAQKGHKISFISTPRNIDRLPKLPLEYSKSITLVKIPLPHVDGLPENAEATMDIHTKDIVYLKKALDGMELQLTSFLEKTSPDWIIHDFAPYWLAPITTRLRISRGFFRVINAWFLAFWGSTDMMLTGYTNPPPTPEDLMVMPKWIPFESKAVFRHHEAKWVVDSMQKNVSGVSDIYRAGATIKDVDVVIIRHCYEFEGQWLKLLEDLHHRPIVPVGLMPPSLDNSDNNGTWTCIKEWLDEQTKGSVVYVALGSEVTIGPREINELAYGLELSGVPFFWVLRKLSNSGHMDYVELPDGFEERTHGRGIVWKSWVPQLKILSHKSVGGFLTHCGWSSIIEGLMFGHPLIMLPFLVDQGLNARVLEDKEIGIEIPRNEEDGSYTRDSVSSSVKLVMVEKDGRRIREEAREISSIYGNKRLHDKYIEDLIQFLEDHRKMSYGHSS; from the coding sequence ATGACAAACAAACTTCATATAGTCATGTTCCCTTGGCTAGCTTTTGGTCATATTATACCATACCTTGAACTTTCCAAACTAATAGCTCAAAAAGGTCACAAAATTTCCTTCATTTCTACCCCAAGAAACATTGATAGACTCCCAAAACTCCCACTTGAATATTCCAAATCAATAACCTTAGTGAAAATCCCTCTTCCTCATGTTGATGGATTACCAGAAAATGCAGAAGCAACTATGGATATTCACACTAAAGATATTGTCTATCTCAAAAAAGCCTTAGATGGAATGGAACTTCAATTAACAAGTTTCTTGGAGAAAACTTCTCCTGATTGGATTATTCATGATTTTGCACCTTATTGGTTAGCACCAATCACAACTAGGTTAAGGATCTCTAGGGGCTTTTTTCGAGTTATTAACGCTTGGTTTTTGGCTTTTTGGGGATCTACAGACATGATGCTCACTGGCTATACTAATCCACCACCAACACCAGAGGATCTCATGGTGATGCCGAAATGGATACCGTTTGAATCAAAGGCGGTTTTTCGTCACCATGAAGCTAAGTGGGTAGTTGATTCCATGCAGAAGAACGTGTCTGGTGTGTCGGACATATATCGTGCTGGAGCTACGATAAAGGATGTTGACGTAGTTATTATACGTCACTGTTATGAGTTTGAAGGTCAGTGGTTGAAGTTACTAGAGGATCTTCACCATAGGCCTATAGTTCCAGTGGGGTTAATGCCACCTTCATTGGACAACAGTGACAACAATGGGACTTGGACATGCATCAAAGAATGGCTAGATGAACAAACCAAAGGATCGGTAGTTTACGTAGCATTAGGGAGTGAAGTGACTATTGGTCCACGTGAAATCAACGAGTTGGCCTATGGGTTGGAGTTGTCTGGGGTACCATTCTTCTGGGTTTTGAGGAAGCTATCTAACTCAGGACACATGGATTACGTTGAGCTGCCTGATGGGTTTGAGGAGAGAACACATGGTCGAGGTATAGTATGGAAGAGTTGGGTACCTCAGTTGAAGATACTAAGTCACAAGTCAGTTGGTGGATTCTTGACTCATTGTGGATGGAGCTCGATAATAGAAGGGTTGATGTTTGGTCACCCGTTGATTATGTTGCCATTTTTGGTTGATCAAGGTTTGAATGCAAGAGTCCTAGAGGATAAGGAGATTGGTATAGAAATACCAAGAAATGAAGAGGATGGTTCATACACAAGGGACTCAGTATCCAGTTCAGTGAAGTTGGTAATGGTAGAAAAAGATGGAAGAAGAATTAGAGAGGAAGCAAGAGAAATCAGTTCAATATATGGGAATAAAAGGCTACATGATAAGTATATAGAAGATCTAATTCAGTTTTTGGAAGATCATAGAAAAATGTCTTATGGGCATAGTTCCTAA